The Streptomyces sp. NBC_00440 genome contains a region encoding:
- a CDS encoding glycosyl hydrolase family 95 catalytic domain-containing protein has protein sequence MHELSRRHFAGTAAGATAALWLAGSRTAWAAPADGRPGSHGPDVYERTVRAAAMKWRRLPTGWQDAPFLANGYLGAQLYRGASANTLKLMISHTQVQDQRGQWRGGTGYSRLPVGYFTLTLAGEITAVDWTLDPYDAELRGTLTTTRGSLSFSALVQNDSGALLVSTRPSAGEESAAWAFQWLQAASTRLIDKPADYTPNPDPRAGAGFVEQPLLAGGGWTTAWREQREGTGRLLAAQLVYRFPGDVRQATADAVAAVDRALATGPDRLVARHREWWHAYYRRSFLSVPDKRLQAFYVLQLYKMASTTRAQGPTLSEWGPWYPEVGNSWTAVWWNLNVQIGMPAVNGTNHPELDSVTQAFRRFEKNLPTSVPAAYRDGHNYALGHPSDWQLRAGDTYDVGVPGSDHISDNFGNLTWALHNVWLSYRHSMDLATLRDVVYPILAKAINFYANFLHEGGDGKLHLLTTRSPEYANAADCTYDLSLIRWGARTLIDSARLLRVDDPRARQWRDISARLTPYAEDPADGVMIGKDVPLADSHRHHSHLLWLYPLRERKWDRQGDRDVMRRSLAHWTSMQSAWHGYSYATSSSMYSVMGEPEKALDQLTFFTDGNTVADCQMTPNTMYREGKNLALESPLAAVQSMLDMAVQGDGGVLKVFPSVSERWADASIASLRTEGAFLVDADRAGGATRWIRIRSEAGEPLTLDHGISGAVDVRDEHGRPLSWHGTGPGRIAVRLPRGATAVVTPRGARASRGPRDVPANGPAEPWGLPS, from the coding sequence GTGCATGAGCTCTCCCGCAGACACTTCGCCGGTACGGCGGCGGGCGCGACCGCCGCCCTCTGGCTGGCCGGGTCCCGCACCGCCTGGGCAGCCCCGGCCGACGGCCGGCCCGGGTCGCACGGCCCCGACGTGTACGAACGGACGGTCCGCGCCGCCGCCATGAAGTGGCGTCGGCTGCCCACCGGCTGGCAGGACGCCCCGTTCCTCGCCAACGGATACCTCGGCGCACAGCTCTACCGGGGCGCGTCCGCGAACACGCTGAAGCTGATGATCAGCCACACCCAGGTGCAGGACCAGCGCGGCCAGTGGCGCGGCGGCACCGGCTACTCCCGGCTGCCCGTCGGGTACTTCACGCTTACCCTGGCCGGGGAGATCACCGCCGTCGACTGGACGCTCGATCCGTACGACGCGGAGCTGCGCGGCACGCTCACCACCACCCGCGGCTCCCTGTCCTTCTCCGCGCTCGTCCAGAACGACTCGGGCGCGCTGCTGGTCTCGACCCGGCCGAGCGCGGGCGAGGAGTCCGCCGCCTGGGCCTTCCAGTGGCTCCAGGCCGCCAGTACCCGGCTCATCGACAAGCCGGCCGACTACACGCCCAATCCGGACCCGCGGGCCGGCGCCGGCTTCGTCGAACAGCCGCTGCTGGCGGGCGGCGGCTGGACGACGGCCTGGCGGGAGCAGCGCGAGGGGACGGGGCGGCTGCTGGCCGCGCAACTGGTCTACCGCTTCCCCGGCGATGTGCGGCAGGCGACCGCGGACGCCGTGGCGGCGGTGGACCGCGCGCTGGCCACCGGCCCGGACCGGCTGGTCGCCCGGCACCGCGAGTGGTGGCACGCCTACTACCGGCGCAGCTTCCTCTCCGTACCGGACAAGCGGCTCCAGGCGTTCTACGTCCTCCAGCTCTACAAGATGGCCTCGACCACCCGCGCCCAGGGCCCGACCCTGTCCGAGTGGGGGCCCTGGTACCCGGAGGTCGGCAACAGCTGGACGGCGGTGTGGTGGAACCTCAACGTCCAGATCGGGATGCCCGCGGTCAACGGCACCAACCACCCCGAACTGGACTCGGTGACCCAGGCGTTCCGCCGTTTCGAGAAGAACCTGCCGACGTCCGTTCCGGCCGCCTACCGCGACGGCCACAACTACGCGCTCGGCCACCCGTCCGACTGGCAGCTGCGGGCGGGCGACACATACGACGTCGGGGTCCCCGGCTCCGACCACATCTCCGACAACTTCGGCAATCTCACCTGGGCGCTGCACAACGTCTGGCTCTCGTACCGGCACTCGATGGACCTCGCCACCCTGCGTGACGTGGTGTATCCGATCCTCGCGAAAGCCATCAACTTCTACGCCAACTTCCTGCACGAGGGCGGCGACGGCAAGCTGCACCTGCTGACCACCCGCTCCCCCGAGTACGCCAACGCGGCGGACTGCACCTACGACCTCTCACTGATCCGCTGGGGCGCCCGTACGCTCATCGACTCGGCCCGGCTGCTGCGCGTCGACGACCCCCGCGCCCGGCAGTGGCGGGACATCTCGGCGCGGCTCACCCCGTACGCCGAGGACCCGGCGGACGGGGTGATGATCGGCAAGGACGTGCCACTGGCGGACTCGCACCGCCACCACTCCCATCTGCTCTGGCTCTATCCGCTGCGCGAGCGGAAGTGGGACAGGCAGGGCGACCGGGATGTGATGCGGCGCTCGCTGGCCCACTGGACGAGCATGCAGAGCGCCTGGCACGGCTACAGCTACGCCACCTCGTCGTCCATGTACTCGGTGATGGGCGAGCCGGAGAAGGCGCTGGACCAGCTGACCTTCTTCACCGACGGGAACACCGTCGCCGACTGTCAGATGACGCCCAACACGATGTACCGCGAGGGCAAGAACCTCGCACTCGAATCCCCCCTGGCGGCGGTCCAGTCGATGCTGGACATGGCGGTGCAGGGCGACGGCGGGGTGCTGAAGGTGTTCCCCTCGGTGTCGGAGCGGTGGGCGGACGCGTCGATCGCCTCCCTGCGCACCGAGGGCGCCTTCCTGGTGGACGCGGACCGTGCGGGCGGCGCCACCCGCTGGATACGGATCCGGAGCGAGGCCGGCGAACCGCTCACGCTCGACCACGGGATCTCCGGCGCGGTCGACGTACGGGACGAGCACGGTCGTCCGCTGTCCTGGCACGGCACGGGCCCCGGCCGGATCGCGGTGCGGCTGCCGCGCGGCGCGACGGCCGTGGTCACCCCGCGCGGCGCCCGCGCGTCCCGGGGGCCCAGGGACGTACCGGCGAACGGGCCGGCCGAGCCGTGGGGGCTGCCGTCCTGA
- a CDS encoding RluA family pseudouridine synthase: MSTVPEIRTLPVPDGLEGERVDAAISRMFGFSRTKAADLAASGKVQVDGSVVGKSERVRGGAWLEVEMPAAAAPVQIVAEPVEGMEIVHDDDDIVVILKPVGVAAHPSPGWTGTTVIGGLAAAGYRISTSGAAERQGIVHRLDVGTSGLMVVAKSERAYTLLKQQFRERTVDKRYHALVQGHPDPMSGTIDAPIGRHPNHDYKWAVTAEGKPSVTHYDLIEAFRAASLLDIKLETGRTHQIRVHMSAHRHPCVGDITYGADPTMAKRLGLTRQWLHAMSLGFEHPSDGQWVQFRSEYPEDLRHALEAIRAESEQR; the protein is encoded by the coding sequence GTGAGTACCGTTCCCGAGATCCGCACCCTGCCCGTTCCCGATGGCCTGGAGGGCGAGCGCGTCGACGCCGCCATCTCCCGCATGTTCGGGTTTTCCCGCACCAAGGCGGCCGACCTCGCCGCCTCGGGAAAGGTCCAGGTCGACGGGTCAGTGGTCGGGAAGTCCGAGCGGGTCCGGGGCGGCGCCTGGCTGGAGGTTGAGATGCCCGCGGCCGCCGCCCCCGTGCAGATCGTCGCCGAGCCCGTCGAGGGCATGGAGATCGTCCATGACGACGACGACATCGTGGTGATCCTCAAGCCCGTCGGTGTCGCCGCCCACCCCAGCCCCGGCTGGACCGGCACCACCGTCATCGGCGGTCTCGCCGCCGCCGGGTACCGCATCTCCACTTCGGGCGCGGCCGAGCGCCAGGGCATCGTGCACCGGCTGGACGTGGGGACGTCCGGGCTGATGGTGGTGGCCAAGTCGGAGCGCGCGTACACCCTGCTCAAGCAGCAGTTCCGGGAGCGCACGGTCGACAAGCGCTACCACGCGCTGGTGCAGGGCCACCCCGACCCGATGAGCGGGACGATCGACGCCCCCATCGGGCGCCACCCCAACCACGACTACAAGTGGGCCGTGACGGCCGAGGGCAAGCCGTCCGTCACGCACTACGACCTGATCGAGGCGTTCCGGGCGGCCTCGCTGCTCGACATCAAGCTGGAGACCGGGCGCACGCACCAGATCCGGGTGCACATGTCCGCTCACCGCCACCCCTGTGTGGGCGACATCACCTACGGCGCCGACCCGACCATGGCGAAGCGGCTCGGTCTGACGCGGCAGTGGCTGCACGCGATGAGCCTGGGCTTCGAGCACCCGTCGGACGGCCAGTGGGTCCAGTTCCGGAGCGAGTACCCGGAGGACCTGCGCCACGCGCTGGAGGCGATCCGGGCGGAGAGCGAGCAGCGGTGA
- the lspA gene encoding signal peptidase II, whose amino-acid sequence MAEAERIIGTPDIPESAGDAPEQSPEEETSAVDAPGAHSADGPAADEPAADGQAADGESPEERPRGKRRLTVLFVVAVLAYLLDLVSKTIVVAKLEHHAPVKVIGDLLQFDAIRNAGAAFGLGSAYTVIFTIVAASVIVVIVRLARKLYSAPWAVALGLLLGGALGNLTDRIFRSPGVFQGEVVDFIRPAHFAVFNLADSAIVCGGILIVLLSFKGLDPDGTVHKD is encoded by the coding sequence GTGGCAGAGGCGGAGCGCATCATCGGTACGCCGGACATTCCCGAGTCGGCAGGGGACGCACCGGAGCAGTCGCCCGAGGAGGAGACCTCCGCGGTGGACGCCCCCGGGGCGCATTCCGCCGACGGGCCGGCCGCGGACGAACCGGCCGCCGACGGGCAGGCCGCCGACGGGGAGAGCCCCGAAGAGCGGCCCCGGGGCAAGCGCAGGCTCACGGTGCTCTTCGTCGTGGCCGTCCTCGCCTATCTGCTCGACCTGGTGAGCAAGACGATCGTGGTGGCCAAGCTGGAGCACCACGCCCCCGTCAAGGTGATCGGTGATCTGCTGCAGTTCGACGCGATCCGGAACGCGGGCGCCGCCTTCGGGCTCGGGTCGGCGTACACCGTGATCTTCACCATTGTCGCGGCGTCCGTGATCGTGGTCATCGTCCGGCTGGCCAGGAAGCTCTACAGCGCGCCCTGGGCGGTCGCGCTCGGTCTGCTGCTCGGTGGCGCGCTGGGCAATCTGACCGACCGGATCTTCCGCTCGCCCGGTGTCTTCCAGGGCGAGGTCGTCGACTTCATCAGGCCCGCGCACTTCGCGGTGTTCAACCTCGCCGACTCCGCGATCGTCTGCGGCGGCATCCTGATCGTGCTGCTGTCGTTCAAGGGCCTCGACCCCGACGGGACCGTCCACAAGGACTGA
- a CDS encoding Na+/H+ antiporter: MDQLALLLLLLIGAVVSVPIGERLGLPAPVLMTLLGICLALLPFVPNVDIPSGFILPLVLPPLLYAAVQRTSWRQFTANFRPILLLAVALVFVTTAAVAAVASAMVPGLPIAAAVALGALVAPPDPVAATAVAGALGLPRRLVSILEGEGLFNDVTAIVLYHVAIAAAVTGTFSWPVAAGQLVLSAVVALVVGLALGWLTNKLMGLLGDTTLQIGLTLLVPFLSYVLAEELMGSGVLAVLTSALFLAEHTADADDVRGRLEGNAFWEIVDTLVTGVTFGLIGLELHVVFGTANGHLAEMIGWGAAAVGVVVALRLVWLLPATWLAKRLHTLRDYDEDIPTSWRETIVMWWAGMRGVASVALALAIPMTKDDGSPFPARSEIIFIAFAVVMVTLVFQGLTLPWLVKKLGVRSDAGAERELERSLAVRAAKAARHRLKEIQDVEELPEEVMERLARGAFEIGVRISPGMVDEERHAAYLKRAERVRTTQRIQREMMSAARHEVLSARNEPGADPEIVDRVLRHLDVRSLR; this comes from the coding sequence GTGGACCAATTGGCACTGCTGCTCCTGCTGTTGATCGGGGCGGTGGTCTCCGTACCGATCGGTGAGCGGCTCGGGCTGCCCGCCCCGGTCCTGATGACGCTCCTCGGGATCTGCCTCGCCCTGCTGCCCTTCGTGCCGAATGTCGACATCCCCTCGGGCTTCATCCTTCCGCTGGTGCTGCCGCCGCTGCTGTACGCGGCCGTACAGCGCACCTCCTGGCGGCAGTTCACGGCCAACTTCCGGCCGATCCTGCTGCTCGCCGTCGCGCTGGTCTTCGTGACGACGGCCGCCGTGGCCGCGGTCGCGAGCGCGATGGTGCCGGGCCTGCCGATCGCCGCGGCCGTCGCGCTGGGCGCGCTGGTGGCGCCGCCCGACCCGGTGGCGGCGACCGCCGTCGCCGGCGCGCTCGGGCTGCCCCGCCGGCTCGTCTCGATCCTGGAGGGCGAAGGGCTGTTCAATGACGTGACAGCGATCGTGCTCTACCACGTGGCGATCGCCGCCGCCGTCACCGGAACCTTCTCCTGGCCGGTCGCGGCGGGCCAGTTGGTGCTCTCCGCGGTGGTGGCCCTGGTGGTGGGACTCGCCCTCGGCTGGCTCACCAACAAGCTGATGGGGCTGCTGGGCGACACCACCCTGCAGATCGGCCTGACCCTGCTGGTGCCCTTCCTCAGCTATGTGCTGGCCGAGGAGTTGATGGGGTCGGGCGTGCTGGCGGTGCTCACCTCCGCGCTGTTCCTCGCCGAACACACCGCCGACGCCGACGACGTACGCGGCCGGCTGGAGGGCAACGCCTTCTGGGAGATCGTCGACACCCTCGTCACCGGGGTGACCTTCGGTCTCATCGGGCTCGAACTGCATGTGGTGTTCGGCACCGCGAACGGGCATCTGGCCGAGATGATCGGCTGGGGCGCGGCAGCCGTGGGAGTCGTCGTCGCACTGCGCCTGGTGTGGCTGCTGCCCGCCACCTGGCTCGCGAAGAGACTGCACACCCTGCGGGACTACGACGAGGACATCCCCACCAGCTGGCGCGAGACCATCGTCATGTGGTGGGCCGGGATGCGCGGGGTCGCCTCGGTCGCGCTGGCCCTCGCCATCCCGATGACCAAGGACGACGGCAGCCCCTTCCCGGCGCGCAGCGAGATCATCTTCATCGCCTTCGCCGTGGTCATGGTCACCCTGGTCTTCCAGGGGCTGACCCTGCCCTGGCTGGTGAAGAAACTGGGCGTCCGCTCGGACGCCGGCGCCGAGCGCGAACTCGAACGGAGCCTGGCGGTACGGGCGGCCAAGGCCGCCAGACACCGGCTCAAGGAGATCCAGGACGTCGAGGAGCTGCCCGAGGAGGTCATGGAACGGCTGGCCCGCGGCGCCTTCGAGATCGGCGTCAGGATCAGCCCCGGGATGGTCGACGAGGAGCGGCACGCCGCGTATCTGAAGCGGGCCGAGCGGGTCAGGACCACCCAGCGGATCCAGCGGGAGATGATGTCGGCGGCCCGCCACGAAGTGCTCTCCGCGCGCAACGAGCCCGGCGCCGACCCGGAGATCGTCGACCGGGTGCTGCGCCACCTGGACGTGCGCAGCCTGCGGTAG
- the ileS gene encoding isoleucine--tRNA ligase, which translates to MTPPLYRQVPAQVDLPALEHAVLDFWQEAQVFSKSLEQSEGRPEWVFYEGPPTANGMPGAHHIEARVFKDVFPRFRTMRGYHVPRKAGWDCHGLPVELAVEKELGFTGKQDIEAYGIAAFNDKCRASVTRHTDAFADLTTRMGYWVDLDNAYRTMDPSYVESVWWSLKEIFNKDLLVQDHRVAPWCPRCGTGLSDHELAQGYETVVDPSVFVRFPLTSGPLAGEAALLVWTTTPWTLVSNTAVAAHPGVSYVVATDGTEKLVVAEPLLEKALGEGWETTGERFTGAEMERWTYQRPFTLVDFPAEAHYVVNAEYVTTEDGTGLVHQSPAFGEDDLKVCRSYGLPVVNPVRPDGTFEEGVPLVGGVFFKKADETLVADLQARGALFRHVPYEHSYPHCWRCHTALLYYAQPSWYIRTTAVKDAMLRENEKTNWFPDSVKQGRFGDWLNNNVDWALSRNRYWGTPLPIWRCEDDHLTVIGSRAELTDLTGTDQSELDPHRPYIDEVTFPCPQCEKTATRVPEVIDAWYDSGSMPFAQYGYPYRNKELFERRYPAQFISEAIDQTRGWFYTLMAVGTLVFDKSSYENVVCLGHILAEDGRKMSKHLGNTLDPIPLMDRHGADAVRWFMAAGGSPWAARRVGHGTIQEVVRKTLLTYWNTVAFQALYARTSGWAPSASDPAPGDRTVLDRWLLSELNALVDQVTKSLDAYDTQRAGKLLSAFVDDLSNWYVRRSRRRFWQGDAAALRTLHEVIETVTGLMAPLTPFITERVWQDMITPVTPDAPESVHLSSWPKADLAAIDPQLSQQMALVRRLVELGRATRAESGVKTRQPLSRALVAAAGFESLTPELRAQITEELNVSSLASLSEVGGSLVDTTAKANFRALGKRFGKGVQAVAKAVAEADAAALSLALREGTASVTVEGETVTLSPDEVIITETPREGWSVASDSGATVALDLEITPELRRAGLARDAIRLIQEARKNSGLDVADRIAVRWSSTAPETRDALTEHAGLIADEVLALDYAEGEGEAPYGAPFTDEGLALTFRLHRTEA; encoded by the coding sequence ATGACACCGCCCCTGTACCGCCAGGTGCCCGCCCAGGTCGACCTGCCCGCCCTTGAGCACGCCGTGCTCGACTTCTGGCAGGAGGCACAGGTCTTCTCGAAGAGTCTGGAGCAGTCCGAAGGACGCCCCGAGTGGGTGTTCTACGAGGGACCGCCGACCGCCAACGGCATGCCGGGCGCGCACCACATCGAGGCCCGTGTCTTCAAGGACGTCTTCCCGCGCTTCCGCACGATGCGGGGCTACCACGTGCCGCGCAAGGCGGGCTGGGACTGCCACGGTCTGCCCGTCGAGCTGGCGGTCGAGAAGGAACTCGGCTTCACCGGCAAGCAGGACATCGAGGCGTACGGGATCGCCGCCTTCAACGACAAGTGCCGCGCCTCGGTCACCCGGCACACCGACGCCTTCGCCGACCTGACCACCCGGATGGGCTACTGGGTCGACCTGGACAACGCGTACCGGACGATGGACCCGTCCTACGTCGAGAGCGTCTGGTGGTCGCTGAAGGAGATCTTCAACAAGGACCTGCTGGTCCAGGACCACCGCGTCGCCCCCTGGTGCCCGCGGTGCGGCACCGGCCTCTCGGACCACGAGCTGGCCCAGGGGTACGAGACGGTCGTCGACCCCTCCGTCTTCGTGCGCTTCCCGCTCACCTCCGGGCCCCTCGCGGGCGAGGCCGCCCTGCTGGTCTGGACGACCACTCCCTGGACGCTGGTCTCCAACACGGCTGTCGCCGCGCACCCCGGCGTCAGCTATGTCGTCGCGACCGACGGCACGGAGAAGCTGGTGGTCGCCGAGCCTCTGCTCGAAAAGGCGCTCGGCGAGGGCTGGGAGACCACGGGCGAGCGTTTCACCGGCGCCGAGATGGAGCGCTGGACCTACCAGCGCCCGTTCACGCTGGTCGACTTCCCGGCCGAGGCGCACTACGTCGTCAACGCCGAGTACGTCACGACAGAGGACGGCACCGGACTCGTCCACCAGTCCCCCGCCTTCGGTGAGGACGACCTCAAGGTCTGCCGGTCGTACGGCCTGCCGGTCGTCAACCCGGTCCGCCCCGACGGCACGTTCGAGGAGGGCGTCCCGCTCGTCGGCGGTGTCTTCTTCAAGAAGGCCGACGAGACGCTGGTAGCCGACCTCCAGGCACGCGGCGCGCTCTTCCGGCACGTCCCGTACGAGCACAGCTACCCGCACTGCTGGCGCTGCCACACCGCGCTCCTCTACTACGCGCAGCCGTCCTGGTACATCAGGACCACCGCGGTCAAGGACGCGATGCTCCGGGAGAACGAGAAGACCAACTGGTTCCCGGACTCGGTCAAGCAGGGCCGCTTCGGCGACTGGCTGAACAACAACGTCGACTGGGCGCTCTCCCGCAACCGTTACTGGGGCACCCCGCTGCCGATCTGGCGCTGCGAGGACGACCACCTCACCGTCATCGGATCGCGCGCCGAACTGACCGACCTGACCGGCACCGACCAGTCGGAGCTCGACCCGCACCGCCCGTACATCGACGAGGTCACCTTCCCGTGCCCGCAGTGCGAGAAGACCGCGACCCGGGTCCCGGAGGTCATCGACGCCTGGTACGACTCGGGTTCGATGCCGTTCGCGCAGTACGGCTACCCGTACCGGAACAAGGAACTCTTCGAGCGCCGCTACCCGGCGCAGTTCATCTCCGAGGCCATCGACCAGACACGCGGGTGGTTCTACACACTCATGGCGGTCGGCACGCTGGTCTTCGACAAGTCGAGTTACGAGAACGTCGTCTGCCTGGGCCACATCCTCGCCGAGGACGGCAGGAAGATGTCCAAGCACCTGGGCAACACCCTCGACCCGATCCCGCTGATGGACCGGCACGGGGCGGACGCGGTGCGCTGGTTCATGGCGGCCGGCGGCTCCCCGTGGGCGGCCCGCCGCGTCGGCCACGGCACGATCCAGGAGGTGGTCCGCAAGACCCTCCTCACGTACTGGAACACGGTGGCCTTCCAGGCGCTGTACGCCCGTACGTCCGGCTGGGCCCCCTCGGCCTCCGACCCGGCGCCCGGCGACCGCACGGTCCTGGACCGCTGGCTGCTCAGCGAGCTCAACGCGCTGGTGGACCAGGTGACCAAGTCGCTGGACGCGTACGACACCCAGCGGGCCGGCAAGCTCCTGTCGGCCTTCGTCGACGACCTGTCGAACTGGTACGTGCGCCGCTCGCGCCGGCGCTTCTGGCAGGGCGACGCTGCGGCGCTGCGCACGCTGCACGAGGTGATCGAGACGGTCACCGGGCTGATGGCGCCGCTCACCCCGTTCATCACCGAGCGGGTCTGGCAGGACATGATCACCCCGGTCACCCCGGACGCCCCGGAGTCGGTGCACCTCTCCAGCTGGCCGAAGGCCGACCTGGCGGCGATCGACCCGCAGCTCTCGCAGCAGATGGCGCTGGTGCGGCGCCTGGTGGAGCTGGGCCGTGCGACGCGCGCCGAGTCGGGCGTCAAGACCCGCCAGCCGCTCTCCCGCGCACTGGTCGCGGCGGCAGGGTTCGAGTCACTGACGCCCGAGCTCCGCGCCCAGATCACCGAGGAGCTGAACGTCTCGTCCCTGGCCTCGCTCTCCGAGGTCGGCGGCTCGCTGGTGGACACCACGGCCAAGGCCAACTTCCGCGCGCTGGGCAAGCGTTTCGGCAAGGGCGTCCAGGCGGTGGCCAAGGCGGTGGCCGAGGCCGACGCGGCAGCGCTCTCGCTCGCGCTGCGCGAGGGCACGGCATCGGTGACGGTGGAAGGTGAGACCGTCACGCTCTCCCCCGACGAGGTGATCATCACCGAAACCCCGCGCGAGGGCTGGTCGGTGGCGTCCGACTCGGGCGCGACGGTGGCCCTGGACCTGGAGATCACCCCGGAACTGCGCAGGGCCGGGCTGGCGCGCGACGCGATCCGCCTGATCCAGGAGGCCCGCAAGAACAGCGGCCTGGACGTCGCGGACCGCATCGCGGTCCGCTGGTCGAGCACCGCCCCGGAGACCAGGGACGCCCTGACCGAACACGCGGGCCTGATCGCGGACGAGGTGCTGGCCCTGGACTACGCGGAGGGCGAGGGCGAAGCGCCCTACGGCGCCCCGTTCACGGACGAGGGCCTCGCACTGACGTTCCGCCTCCACAGGACAGAGGCGTAA
- a CDS encoding TraR/DksA family transcriptional regulator, with the protein MVAKKTAGSRSASAESTGATAGDAAGEHGAAADGTVAGKPTAKKAAAGKKAAAKKTAAKRAPAKKAPVKKTAAKKAAAKKTAAKKAASSTSPGHPAPDSTAATAAQGAAEAAEQTGAKTVVAKKSAGGSAAAGKPAPSAVPKARVAAPVAPGELPVRPGEDPWTPEEVADARAELQSEDLRLGAEIAAAETALAGLMRDSGEGAGDDQADTGTKNITRESELALAANAREMLEQTERALERLDAGTYGLCENCGKPIGKARMQAFPRATLCVECKQKQERRS; encoded by the coding sequence ATGGTGGCGAAGAAGACCGCCGGATCGAGATCGGCGTCCGCAGAATCCACTGGGGCGACGGCCGGGGACGCGGCAGGCGAGCACGGAGCCGCCGCGGACGGGACCGTCGCCGGGAAACCCACCGCGAAGAAGGCCGCGGCGGGGAAGAAGGCAGCAGCCAAGAAGACCGCAGCCAAGAGGGCGCCCGCCAAGAAGGCGCCCGTGAAGAAGACCGCAGCCAAGAAGGCGGCTGCCAAGAAGACGGCCGCGAAGAAGGCCGCGTCCAGTACGTCACCGGGCCACCCGGCGCCGGACAGCACGGCCGCGACCGCGGCGCAGGGGGCGGCCGAGGCCGCGGAACAGACGGGAGCCAAGACGGTGGTTGCGAAGAAGAGCGCCGGCGGGAGCGCGGCGGCCGGCAAGCCCGCCCCCTCCGCCGTACCCAAGGCCCGGGTCGCCGCGCCCGTGGCCCCGGGGGAGCTGCCCGTACGGCCCGGCGAGGACCCCTGGACCCCGGAGGAGGTCGCCGACGCCCGGGCCGAGCTGCAGAGCGAGGACCTGCGGCTGGGAGCCGAGATCGCGGCGGCGGAGACGGCTCTCGCCGGTCTGATGCGGGACTCCGGCGAGGGCGCGGGTGACGACCAGGCCGACACCGGCACCAAGAACATCACCCGGGAGAGCGAGCTGGCACTCGCGGCCAACGCCCGCGAGATGCTGGAGCAGACCGAGCGGGCGCTGGAGCGGCTCGACGCCGGGACGTACGGGCTCTGCGAGAACTGCGGCAAGCCGATCGGCAAGGCGCGCATGCAGGCCTTCCCGCGCGCCACCCTCTGCGTCGAGTGCAAGCAGAAACAGGAGCGCAGGTCCTGA
- a CDS encoding GNAT family N-acetyltransferase → MTSGYEVRVVADKAGLDACFAVRRDVFVTEQGVPPELEYDAYDALGAATVHVLAAGADGPLGTGRLLLPAAGPGRGVDEPGVGSLGRLAVAAAARGRGVGVALVRAIEDAARERGLTAVDLHAQTHALGFYERLGYVAYGPEFPDAGIPHRAMRRTVGDSAAHRTGADSK, encoded by the coding sequence GTGACCAGCGGGTACGAGGTGCGGGTGGTGGCCGACAAGGCCGGTCTCGACGCCTGCTTCGCCGTCCGCAGGGACGTCTTCGTGACCGAGCAGGGCGTGCCGCCCGAGCTGGAGTACGACGCGTACGACGCCCTCGGCGCGGCCACCGTGCATGTACTGGCCGCCGGCGCGGACGGGCCGCTGGGGACCGGGCGGCTGCTGCTGCCCGCCGCCGGACCCGGGCGCGGGGTGGACGAGCCGGGCGTCGGCTCGCTCGGCCGGCTCGCCGTCGCCGCTGCCGCGCGGGGCAGGGGCGTGGGTGTCGCGCTGGTCCGGGCGATCGAGGACGCGGCCCGTGAGCGCGGGCTGACCGCGGTGGATCTGCACGCGCAGACCCATGCGCTGGGTTTCTACGAGCGCCTGGGGTACGTGGCGTACGGACCCGAGTTCCCGGATGCGGGCATCCCGCACCGGGCGATGCGCCGCACCGTCGGGGACAGCGCCGCGCATCGCACCGGCGCGGACAGCAAGTAA